The Nitrospirota bacterium genomic sequence GAATTTAAATCAGTTCTATGTTCTCGGACTCTCACCAAATGCAGCTCGAATAGCTATTCGCTTTTGGTATGCTGGAACAGTGGCTGAGGTTGCGACAAACATACTGCAACACTTTAAAGACATTTCTATAGAACATGCTCCACATTTTTCCGAATATCTTTCTCTGTTTCGATTGCTCAAATCAACAGCTTTATTGGAAAAGCCTGAAAATATTCAGCCTAATCTCGCTGGTGATTTCATGAGGGCGATACTTGCTGGCACACCCTATCCTGCGACGCTTTTATCCTCGGCGGTAAGGAGGATTCGGGCAGAGCATGAGATAACATATCCACGCGCATCACTTATTAAAGCCGTACTTGTCAGAAATGCACGATTCTATAAAACGGAACAAACAAAGGAGGTAGGTATGTCATTAGACACAAGTAACACCAACATTGGCTATCGTCTTGGGCGGTTATTTGCTGTCCTTGAAAAGATTCAGGAGGAGGCAATCGAGGGAATTAACGCAACCATACGTGACAAATTTTACAGTTCTGCTTCCAGTACACCGGTAACATCCTTCCCGCATTTAATGAAACTCAAAAACCATCATCTATCAAAACTTGATAACAGAGGGCGAGCCGTTAATCTGGATAAACTGGTCGGTGAGATTGTTGACGGAATCCAAGCCGAAACATGTTTCCCCGGTTATCTCAGTCTTGACGATCAGGGGTGTTTCGCAATCGGATATTATCACCAGAGGCAGGATCTTTTCAAAAAGAAAGATAACAGCTAATTAATCTTAATTTAAGGAGGAATAGAAAATGAGCAATCCAATCAATAACCGCTATGACTTTGTATTATTCTTTGACGTTAAGGATGGCAACCCCAACGGTGACCCTGATGCAGGCAACCTGCCGCGTGTTGATCCTGAAACAGGACATGGGCTTGTGACTGATGTGTGTTTGAAAAGGAAGGTAAGAAATTATGTGCAGCTTTCTAATGAGAACAAGAGTGGCTATGATATCTTTGTGAAAGAAAAAGCGATACTCAATAAATATATTAGAGAAGGATATGAAGCATTAGGAATTAACCTTAACGAACCGCCTACAGACAAAAAAGACGGAGACAAGCGTAAAACCAAAGGCGGCGCTCAAGGCAGCGAAGTCGAGAAAGGACGGCAGTATATGTGTAAGACATATTATGATGTAAGAACTTTTGGAGCCGTAATGAGCACAGGTGCGAATGCTGGACAAGTTAGAGGTCCGGTACAAATGACTTTTGCTCGATCAGTTAATCAGGTAGTTCCTCTTGAACATGCTCTGACTGTTTGCGCTGCTCGTTCTGAGGAAAAAACAATAGAAGAGCAAATTGGTATTCAAGGACGAAAGTTCACCTTGCCTTATGGTCTATATCGCTGTCATGGATTTGTTTCTGCTTCGTTTGCAGCTCAGACAGGATTTAGCGAAGATGATTTGACACTCTTTTGGAAAGGGCTTCTTGAAATGTTTGAGCATGACCATTCAGCGGCGCGCGGGCAGATGGCAACGCGCAAGCTCATTGTATTCAAGCATGACTCAAGCTTGGGCAGCGCCCCAGCGCATGAACTCTTTGACAAGGTTAAGATTACACCGACAGATAAACCTGCCCGTGATTTCAGCGACTATGCGAATAATATCACTATACCGACTCAGGCAGATATGCCGACGGGAGTAATATTAGACGTTAAACTTTAAAAGAGGGGACAACACCAAATGACTAACCCAAAAGAACACCCGCAACTCATCCCGCCGCATGGCGGGTATCGGGAGCTACAGTCTTACAAAATGTCGGAGATTGTTTATGACGCTACAATAGTATTTTGCGACCGCTTCATCAACATCCGCTCGCGCACTCATGACCAGATGGTGCAGGCGGCGCGGAGCGGCAAGCAGAATATCGCTGAAGGCAGTATGGCATCGGGTACTTCCAAGAAAACCGAGTTGAAGCTTATTGGAGTGGCGCGGGCGAGCCTTGAGGAGTTGCTGCTTGATTATGAGGATTTTCTGCGGCAGAAAGGGCTGCCTCTCTGGACAAAAGATAATCTGAAAGCTGGTGAAGTCAGAAAGCTTTGCTACCAGAAGGATAGGTCTTACGAGACTTATAAGACTTATGTTGAGGCTTCGCCGCCGGAAACGGCGGCTAATGCTCTCATCTGCATGATTCATCAGACAAACTACTTGCTTGATCAGCAGTTGAGGGCGCTTGAAAAAGATTTTTTGAATGAGGGCGGATTCACGGAGAGGCTTTATTCGGCGCGCACGAAAGCGCGCAGAATAAAGAAATAGATCACATATGACTTATACGACTTATAATTACGCTGAAGACGATCTCATACAGCTTTCAGCCTTGCAGCATCTTGTCTTCTGCGAGCGGCAATGTGCATTAATCCACATTGAGCAACTGTGGTCTGAAAATGTACTGACCGCCGAAGGCAAAATCATGCATGAGAAAGTTGATACGGCAAACAGGGAATCAAGGGGTAAGATTCGCATTGAGTACGGTGTGCCGATGCGTTCTCTTCGACTCGGGTTAATCGGCAAGGCGGATGTGGTGGAGTTCCATAAAAAGGACGATGGGTCGTGGCAGCCTTTTCCTGTCGAATACAAACGCGGAAAGCCGAAGCTCGATGATTGCGATAAGGTTCAGCTTTGCGCTCAGGCTATATGCCTTGAAGAAATGCTCAATGTCGAAATCACCGAGGGCGCGCTATTTTACGGACAGACCCGGCGCAGGGAAGATGTTGCCTTTGATAAGGCTTTAAGAATCGAGACAGAAGAAACAGCGAGAAAGGTCCATGAGCTTATCGCATCGGGCATTACCCCGAAAGCCGAATATTCGGCAAAGTGCAAAAAATGTTCTTTGCTTGAATTGTGTTTGCCGAAGGTTAGCAGGAAGGCAAGTAAATATTTACTGACTGCGATTGAGGAGGAATGACAGCACTGAAAGATTCCGGACAAGCCGGAATGACAAGATTGGTAAAGCTCAAGTGAAGTAGGAGAAAGGAAGCCCATGAAGAAAAAGAAAGAGCCTGTTTCTGAGAAAGGCGAACTTATTTTATATCAGACGGAGGACGGCAAAACCAGGCTTGAAGTCCGGCTGCAGGATGAGACTGTCTGGCTGACTCAGAAGCTTATGGCCGAGTTATTCCAGACAACTCCTCAAAATATTACCATCCACCTTAAAAACATTTATAAAGAAGGCGAATTGGATGACTCGGCAACTTGTAAGGATTTCTTACAAGTTCAAAGTGAAGGGGACAGACAGGTAGAGCGTAAGCAGCAATTTTACAATTTAGACGCAATTATTTCTGTGGGCTATAGGATCAAATCTCATGTTGCCACGCGCTTTCGTCAATGGGCTACTCAACGGCTTCGTGAATACATTATCAAAGGCTTCACAATGGACGATGAGCGGCTGAAAGAAGTCAATAATATCGGCTCGGATTACTTTGACGAGATGCTTGAACGCATCAGAGACATCCGGTCGAGCGAAAAGCGCTTTTATCAGAAGATACGGGACATCTATAAACTTGCGGCAGATTATGATCCGACTGCAGAAGAGACGCTCGAATTTTTCAGCATTGTCCAGAACAAGCTGCACTTTGCTGTTTCCGGTAAAACCGCGGCAGAGATAATTTCTGAACGGGCGGATGCCTCAAAGCCCAATATGGGATTGACGTCATGGAAAGGCGCAAAAGTCCGCAAAGGCGATGTGACCATTGCCAAGAATTACCTGAATCATAATGAAATCGGGCATCTCAACCGCATTGTTGAAATGTACCTGAATTATGCAGAAGACCAAGCCAAACGCCGCAGGCAGGTCTTCATGCGCGATTGGCGGGAAAAACTGGACGCTTTTCTACAGTTTAATGAGAGGGACATCCTTACTAATGCCGGCAAGGTAACCAATGAGATAGCTGAAAGGCTGGCGCTTGAGCAGTATGAAATTTTTCACAGTAGCCGGCTCTCAGCCGAGGCGCGAAATGAAGCCCTTGCCGACGATGAAGAACTGAAAAAGATAGAAGCAGCTATTGAAAGAAAGAAGAAACGGGGACGCAGCAGGTAAACATTTATTGAATATTATAGAAGAATGAAAGCATCATACCGTCATTCCCGCGTAGGCGGGAATCCAGAGAAAAAGAACTGGATTCCGCATCAAGTGCGGAATGACAACTAAGGACAACGTATGAAGAAACATCTCAAGCGGGATTGTCTGCTTCGGACAGGTAAGCTGCAGTCCGTTCCTGATGGGGTTTTGCGCTGAGAACGGTGTGGCTGTAAGCCTTCTCACAGAAAACGGGAGATTCCTTGCAAAGGTTCAGGGGCCTGTGTCCGGCAATGTCCTTCTGAGGCGTGAGCAGTACAGAAAAGCTGATGACCTTGCGACATCCGCCGATATTGCAAAATCTTTTCTCAGTGGAAAACTGCTGAACAGTAGAGCCGTGTTACAGCGTTTTGTGAGAGATCATCAGAACAAGCCAAATGCTGACAGGGTGGATTCTGCATCCAAATTTATTGATTCATCTTTGAGGCGATTGCAGAATAAAATATCTTTGGATGAGATAAGAGGCATTGAGGGTGATTCGGCTCATACCTACTTCAGCGTTTTTGATCATCTCATTACAAGCCAGAAAGAGGCGTTCACCTTTAACGAAAGAAACAGGAGGCCGCCGCTGGACAACGTGAATTGCCTCCTGTCATTTTTATACACGATTGTTATGCATGATATGCGTTCAGCGCTTGAAACCGTGGGGCTTGATCCTGCGGTAGGGTTTCTGCACAGAGACAGGCCGGGAAGGTATAGCCTTGCGCTGGATATGATGGAAGAATTCAGGCCGTTCCTTGCAGACCGGCTCACTCTTTCACTGATAAATCTTTGTCAGGTGCAGGACAAGGGTTTTGAAAAGAAAGAAAACGGGGCCGTATTGATGGATGACGAAACAAGGAAGACTGTTCTTGTTGCCTATCAGAAACGCAAGCAGGATGAGATATTGCATCCCTTTCTCAATGAAAAGGTGACGATAGGCCTGCTCTTTCACACGCAGGCACTGCTGATGGCGCGGTATCTGCGCGGCGACATGGATGCATATCCGCCGTTTGTGTGGAAGTGATTCTTGGAGTAACGCCCCCAACCCTCTCTTAATCTAAGAGGGGGCGAAG encodes the following:
- the cas1c gene encoding type I-C CRISPR-associated endonuclease Cas1; its protein translation is MGFCAENGVAVSLLTENGRFLAKVQGPVSGNVLLRREQYRKADDLATSADIAKSFLSGKLLNSRAVLQRFVRDHQNKPNADRVDSASKFIDSSLRRLQNKISLDEIRGIEGDSAHTYFSVFDHLITSQKEAFTFNERNRRPPLDNVNCLLSFLYTIVMHDMRSALETVGLDPAVGFLHRDRPGRYSLALDMMEEFRPFLADRLTLSLINLCQVQDKGFEKKENGAVLMDDETRKTVLVAYQKRKQDEILHPFLNEKVTIGLLFHTQALLMARYLRGDMDAYPPFVWK
- a CDS encoding four helix bundle protein; this translates as MTNPKEHPQLIPPHGGYRELQSYKMSEIVYDATIVFCDRFINIRSRTHDQMVQAARSGKQNIAEGSMASGTSKKTELKLIGVARASLEELLLDYEDFLRQKGLPLWTKDNLKAGEVRKLCYQKDRSYETYKTYVEASPPETAANALICMIHQTNYLLDQQLRALEKDFLNEGGFTERLYSARTKARRIKK
- the cas7c gene encoding type I-C CRISPR-associated protein Cas7/Csd2 encodes the protein MSNPINNRYDFVLFFDVKDGNPNGDPDAGNLPRVDPETGHGLVTDVCLKRKVRNYVQLSNENKSGYDIFVKEKAILNKYIREGYEALGINLNEPPTDKKDGDKRKTKGGAQGSEVEKGRQYMCKTYYDVRTFGAVMSTGANAGQVRGPVQMTFARSVNQVVPLEHALTVCAARSEEKTIEEQIGIQGRKFTLPYGLYRCHGFVSASFAAQTGFSEDDLTLFWKGLLEMFEHDHSAARGQMATRKLIVFKHDSSLGSAPAHELFDKVKITPTDKPARDFSDYANNITIPTQADMPTGVILDVKL
- the cas4 gene encoding CRISPR-associated protein Cas4, whose product is MTYTTYNYAEDDLIQLSALQHLVFCERQCALIHIEQLWSENVLTAEGKIMHEKVDTANRESRGKIRIEYGVPMRSLRLGLIGKADVVEFHKKDDGSWQPFPVEYKRGKPKLDDCDKVQLCAQAICLEEMLNVEITEGALFYGQTRRREDVAFDKALRIETEETARKVHELIASGITPKAEYSAKCKKCSLLELCLPKVSRKASKYLLTAIEEE
- a CDS encoding virulence RhuM family protein — protein: MKKKKEPVSEKGELILYQTEDGKTRLEVRLQDETVWLTQKLMAELFQTTPQNITIHLKNIYKEGELDDSATCKDFLQVQSEGDRQVERKQQFYNLDAIISVGYRIKSHVATRFRQWATQRLREYIIKGFTMDDERLKEVNNIGSDYFDEMLERIRDIRSSEKRFYQKIRDIYKLAADYDPTAEETLEFFSIVQNKLHFAVSGKTAAEIISERADASKPNMGLTSWKGAKVRKGDVTIAKNYLNHNEIGHLNRIVEMYLNYAEDQAKRRRQVFMRDWREKLDAFLQFNERDILTNAGKVTNEIAERLALEQYEIFHSSRLSAEARNEALADDEELKKIEAAIERKKKRGRSR